A single region of the Anopheles funestus chromosome X, idAnoFuneDA-416_04, whole genome shotgun sequence genome encodes:
- the LOC125764099 gene encoding uncharacterized protein LOC125764099: MASNKRNTFQLTNSNFRIGMFVSAPGHPVALVLGECNDGPTHKILLLSSGELVTQPVGLCRIIEPPTNPNRSIFMNRRVRVTSGEMEGVYGVVLGIHNDLAYVCALEGLELVGNTPRNPTNDVCYFFENVSYLKIVSDENPPRM; this comes from the exons ATGGCAAG TAACAAACGAAACACGTTCCAGCTGACCAATAGCAACTTCCGAATTGGGATGTTTGTGAGTGCTCCTGGACATCCAGTTGCTCTCGTTCTTGGTGAATGTAACGACGGTCCGACACATAAGATCCTGTTGCTGTCCAGTGGGGAACTCGTAACGCAGCCCGTGGGGTTGTGTCGCATCATTGAGCCACCAACAAATCCCAATCGCTCCATTTTCATGAATAGACGGGTGCGTGTCACGAGCGGAGAAATGGAGGGCGTGTACGGCGTGGTGCTTGGAATCCACAATGACCTAGCTTATGTATGTGCCTTGGAGGGTTTAGAATTGGTCGGTAACACTCCAAGGAATCCTACCAACGACGTCTGCTACTTCTTTGAAAATGTGTCATACCTGAAAATTGTGTCAGACGAAAACCCGCCACGAATGTGA
- the LOC125763624 gene encoding homeobox protein rough-like, with translation MYNLFSLVASSLVKRYRKQNRERKPRQAYSAMQLERLEDEFQRNIYLNVNKRFELAQCLGLTETQIKTWFQNRRTKFKKQQDSRNKREQRQQAQLIAQWLFQPQQVGTIPLDGQFQPLARLPVLPAHRSSLALAQSTLQSALMAPYHLLPPAAPLTVPLQQSQQQRALEKGSRIVAPVYTVRSPNGAPVYPSRVPFATCMVPLGTANGKEPAEISAKGSPETIAPDEKDGVQC, from the coding sequence ATGTATAATTTGTTCTCTCTTGTAGCATCCTCACTGGTGAAGCGTTATCGGAAACAGAACCGGGAAAGGAAACCGCGTCAAGCGTACAGCGCGATGCAGCTCGAACGTCTCGAGGACGAGTTCCAGCGTAACATCTACCTGAACGTAAACAAGCGCTTCGAGTTGGCGCAATGTCTCGGGCTTACCGAAACCCAGATCAAAACCTGGTTCCAGAACCGGCGCACCAAGTTTAAGAAGCAGCAAGACTCACGCAACAAGCGCGAACAGCGACAGCAGGCACAGCTGATCGCACAATGGTTGTTTCAGCCACAGCAAGTCGGTACGATTCCGCTGGACGGCCAGTTTCAACCGCTGGCCCGGTTGCCCGTGCTTCCCGCACACCGGTCATCCCTGGCGCTCGCACAAAGTACGCTCCAGTCGGCACTGATGGCACCGTACCATCTGTTACCACCTGCCGCACCATTGACGGTACCGTTGCAACAGTCGCAACAGCAGCGTGCCTTGGAGAAAGGATCTCGCATTGTTGCACCGGTCTATACGGTGCGCTCACCAAACGGTGCACCAGTGTATCCCTCCCGAGTGCCATTTGCAACGTGCATGGTACCGTTGGGTACCGCTAACGGTAAGGAACCGGCTGAAATATCTGCCAAAGGTTCACCGGAAACGATAGCGCCGGATGAGAAGGATGGCGTGCAATGCTAG
- the LOC125764160 gene encoding neuroparsin-A-like, translating into MSSRNILLLSVLLMGYLYWSLAQPTNVFEIRCRFRQAVDNPNECKFGFFTNICQKLDCWKGPGEECGDNMSAYIRYGQCAPGLICCNGECKGCINGNCNRESCHPSHSFQLRSDPHMMERHMDPLYRIFDYYTNE; encoded by the exons ATGTCCTCCAGAAATATTCTGCTTCTAAGCGTGCTGTTGATGGGATACCTCTACTGGAGTTTAGCCCAACC GACGAATGTATTTGAGATCCGCTGTAGGTTTAGACAAGCAGTAGATAACCCGAACGAGTGtaaatttggattttttacTAACATCTGCCAGAAGTTGGACTGCTGGAAG GGTCCGGGAGAAGAGTGCGGTGACAATATGTCCGCCTATATCCGCTACGGCCAGTGTGCACCTGGGTTGATATGCTGCAACGGTGAATGCAAGGGTTGTATCAACGGCAACTGTAACCGTGAATCGTGCCATCCGTCCCACTCCTTCCAGTTGCGTTCCGATCCTCATATGATGGAACGCCACATGGACCCACTGTACAGGATCTTCGATTACTACACCAACGAGTAA